AGTGATGTACATGCATGTGTCTACCAGCCTTTGGTTGGCAACAGAGTTGTGAGAACACCAAgatgagacttgggggggggggggggacatgaaaaCCTGAAGCTCCATTGCACTGTGCCAAACCATTCCTCTATAAAGGACAGAATGCTCTACTCTGATTAatcatgatgatattggatttatatcccagcctatactctgaatatcagagtctcaaagtagtcacaaactcctttaccttcccctctccaccacagacaccctgtgaggtgggtgaggctgagagagctctcacagaagctgccctttcaaggacaactcctacgagagctatgactgacccaaggccattccagcagctgcaagtggaggagtggggaatcaaacccagttctctcagataagaatccaccaaactggctctatgaagagagtggctctacAAAGCTCAAGGTAAAGGTCCCTCCTATCACAATCCACCTGGCCTTTATTCTTGGAGATGTCAGGAATCTAGAATGATTTGTATGCAAGGGACAAGAACCATCCTCAGATGTATTCAAGTAGGGCCAGGACCCCTCTATGTGACCATCATTTTTTGGAAAATAAAGTCAGATTTTCACATTTCTTCTTGAAATGATTCTTTTCCAAAATAGGAAGAAACTGGAGACGCTCCAATATCGTCAGATTGGCTGGGGTCCCATTCACACTGCCTTCCAGGTCCTGGAATCCTATGTGCTGAAAACAGGATTCTGTTACCCAGTGACATCCAAACCACCCCAAGGCAATCTCCCACTATCTTGCTTTCTCATCTCCCACCACTGATGGTTTGGTTTTTTATATCATCCCAGGCACCAAATATCCCTCTGAAATGCAGTTTCTAGTGTGCCTGAAGTACTTTCATTAGGAATTCTGAATATGATATTTCCCAGGACTCTGGGTTTCCTTCTATCTGGGCCAGTGGAGGGGTTTATGTCTGATTCTCAAGAATGGAGTCAGGAGTCTTGAGTCCTTTgtatttggaaggatggaaggagaaacccaggaaataaataaaataaagttaatATCTTATACAGATTATTGGTTATCATTCTCGTCCACTCCTGGATTCCTCTGATGGATGGTCCAGCTCACCACTGGTGAAAAGTTACTGAACCCTGACTGAGAGAGCGCATATCCCACCTTTCTACTCTAGAGCAATAATACAGCAATTACATAATGCCTGTTTAGCTTTAGATAAACAGGCCTCCAAACAAAGACAAATGTAATACAAGGATTAGAACTCTGAAATGTGTTTGGAAGCAGACATCTAACATGTCCCATGCTGTTACTATGGCAAAGTAGGTCAGCAAGTTAACTCTGAGTCCCATGAGAAGGACCACTGTCAGGttgagtcatttttttttttttttttttgtagatatGGATGACTGCATCAAATGCCCAGGAGATCAATACCCAAGCATGGACCGTGATCAATGTCTTCCCAAGATGCTGAGCTTTCTGTCTTATGAACAACCTTTGGGGATTGGATTAGCCTTGATTgccctttctctttccctcatcACAGCCTTAGTGCTGGGAATTTTCATTAAGCACAAGGATACACCaattgtcaaagccaacaacagggaTATCACCTACACTCTGTTCATCTCCCTCCTGCTCTGCTTTCTCTgttctttcctttttctgggaTGGCCTGGGAAGGTGACTTGCCTCTTAAGACAAGTGGCTTTTGGTATCATtttctcagtggctgtttcttgtgtgttggccaaaaccatcactgtggtggtagctttcatggccaccaaaCCGGGGTCCAGCAtaaggaagtgggtggggaaaagactgGCCACCACTattcttctttcctcttccttcACTCAGGCAGGCATTTGTATGGTGTGGCTTGgaacctctccccctttcccagatGTGGACATGCTCTCTTTGACTGAAGAGATCATCCTAGAATGCAATGAAGGCTCTGTTGCTATGTTTTATATCGTCCTGGGCTACTTGGGATTTCTGTCCCTCATCAGCTTGATTGTGGCTTTCTTTGCTAGGAAGTTGCCAGACAGTTTTAACgaagccaagttcatcaccttcagcatgctgattttttgcagtgtttggttgtcTTTTGTTCCAACCTACCTGAGTACCAAAGGGAAAGACATGGtagctgtggagatcttctctatCTTGGCCTCCAGTGCTGGGTTGCTGGGATGTATCTTTTCCCCTAAATGCTACATTATTCTGATGAGACCTGAGTTGAACAATAGGGAAATGCTCACAAGAAGACAGAATTAAAGTATTGAAGATCGCTCTTGAAGGCATTCTTTAGCTTTAGAGCAGAGATAACAGGCCTAGTCTAAGAGAACTGCAGAGACGCAATGGTTAATTCCATGCTTGAATGCTGGGCAGAGCAATTGCCTGAGCCACACCCATGCCTCAGTGCTAGTCTATTCTCAAAGGGCATGAATGATGTCCTGGCCAACAGATAGATTTAGTCAGTTTGCAGTGTTTTCTGTTTGTAACCAGAGTAGCATCTATAGCAACCATGCTACAGTGGTCTGTGGAGACATTGTGTGGAGGTGGTAGCACTTTAATAGACAGAGCTGCCAGAACCAATCATGGGCCATGTGACAAGGAGGTGGAGTCCAGTGTCCATCTCaacagggggtggggaggcatgAATCCAAAGAGATCCACGGAATGAGGCTGAACCACAAAATAACAAACTGTGAATGAATAAATAACACACCTACAATATATAAATTTAAATACTTCAGCAATACACATTCGCAATTTTATGATCAATCATATGCACACAGGAATTGTCCACTATAGAGAATCTCTCAATAAATGTCTTTAAATTCTTGAGTCATGTCTTTGCAATGCTGATCCTGAGAACTTAGGgagtttcctgcatcatgcagagAGCATTGTACTAAATGACCCTGGGgatctcttccagctctatgattctatgattttaagtgTAAGGTTCTTCTCAACTCCCACTCAAAAGGTGGGAAGATGAGTTTGTGCCAGTCTTATGCTTGATGAAAGTACTTTCATGAAGTCTTTTGTTAATTTCAATTTAACCTGGATTTTGGCAGTTTACAATAAATAATGCATTATATGAAGAGGCAAAAAAATATACAACCTACAAAGTCACTGATTAATAATTCCAATTAAGACAGCATATAATAAAAGCTAAATAAATCAAAATGCAGTCCTAAGTAATACTGTCTTCAAGCGCCTCCTGAAGATCGATAATGAGGTAACCAGGTGCACCTCTCTGGGGAGGTTGTCCCATAATTgtagggctgccaccaaaaaggccctctctcatatATCCACCAAATAAGCACGTTTAATTTGTGGGACAATGAGGATGGCATCTCCAcatgatcttaattcccaggcaggaacatatgCAAGAAGATAGTCCTTCAGATGATCCAATCCCAAACCATGTATGGCTTTAAAGGACAAGAGCAATGCCTCTAATTGGCTCAGGAGCGGATTGGGAGCCATTGTAATTGTTGTTATATTTGGGGTTTATGTGCCTGATAGCTAACCTTGACCAGCagtctagctgcagcattctgcactagctgcagctaaTAAACATTCTTCAAGACTAGCCTCACATAGAGCACATGGTAATAGTCCAGCCAAGATGTAACTGTCATGGATCACTGTGGGTAGATCTAACTGAACTCGGAGAGAACAAAGTTGATGCACCAGCCAGAGGGAGCTTGGTTTCAGATTTTTGCAGTCATTCCTAATCGTATTCCATTGTTCATTGGAGATACTTTCTgagggcaaccatgttggtctaaagtagAAGAACTCAATTAAATTCCAACCTTAGAGACAgtcaagatttccagggtattaGCTTTTCTTAGCCTCTGGTAAAGGAAGCTTGGATTCTCAGAAGCTAATACCCCCAAATCTTGTTAGTTttgaaggtgttactggactccagtCTAATTGTTCACAGGATGCCCCATCCTATTACTATGCTGACTTACTGTGAAGACCACCTTGATGTTCAGAGAGAAagttaattaaataataaataattataaatcTTATGTCCTTTCCTTAACTTCCCGGCTTCATCTTAGTGTTTTTTAATTTCGTTTTTGTTTGGAAATATGGAAACCACCTAGGGAAAAGAGAATGTTTGTGGCCAAATTTTGGtgtatgtgtgttggggggggggggtgttccctcACAACCCAGATGCTACTGAGATAATTTTCTCCATCTCCAGAATTATCCAAATCACTGTCATTTATTCTAATAGACAGTGGCTCTTCATTTATTCTAAGCTCCAGTGGCTCTTCAGGGGGAGTAAAAGATGCCTGGTAAAAAAGACTGAAAGTGGTTCTAAAGCTTCTGTGACAATGGTTATTATGGGAAAGGGGTGGTAGTGGATAATGCTGAGCCCTGTAGGTCTGACCACTGATATATCATTTTGCTCAATCAGCCCTGCTGTTGTAGCATGCAATCTCAGCTGCTGTTGGAAGCATGCCATTATGCCTCTGCTGATGCTTTTTAAAGGCTTAtgcatttcctttaaaaaaaaaaaaaagcagattaGCAGAGTCAATTCCACCCAAGACAGACTGTCTTAGTGTCAGAGCAGAATTTGCACCTAATGCTATTAAGGATGGTGCTCTTCCTACTCTTTCTATCACTCCTGGTCTCTGAAGCAGATTCCATGGAGTGTATCCTGAATGATCTCCTCCCTGTTCCACATCAATGGTACCAGCCAGGGGACCTCCTCATTGGTGGGATGACTTCTCATATTGTTTATCATTTCCATGAAATTCTCTTCAAAGAATGTCCCTATCAGGACTTGTCTTGGAATCCATCGTAAGGAATTATATTCCCATGACTTCAAGTGAACTTGAAGTTATGTTTTTTTCCCTGTATGTATTATCCTGCTCTTGTTGCATTTTCTCCTGATAGAATGTCATTTTTCTACACTGTTTAACATATCATGTCTAATACTGAATGCTTTGTTTCAAATTTCTTTAATACGAGTATTGTTCCATTACTAAATATCTCAATCTATTGATCACATTGATTTCCACTgtcatctgccttgagtctcagtgagaaagacagattATGACTACGGCAAATAATAAATGTGAGTCAATTATATAAATGCATCTAGCATGACACATTTGTATCCAATCACTTTCAAAGACTTGTATGTTTGGCAATTAGTTGACTATCTTCTGAAATCTCTATTATAGAAAAGGcgggacttttaaaaaagaaaatacaccCAATGTCTATTTCTCTTCATTTATCTAAATTGTATCTGGTTATAGAGGCTTgaagaaaaaaatagaaaaagggGGAATTTTTTCACAACAAATATGAGAGACTGCAGAAATTGAAAATATATAAGGCTAATCTGTGATAAAGCCATACATTGAAAAATAAACTTCTGTAAAGACTCACATCTGGGCAACAGATCTAAAACAAATCTAAAATGATAATACTGATAAAGGTTTGTGTCAGAATGTTTAAGACCACAAGAAGGAGTTGCAAAATGTGTCCAAATGTGTCCAAATGACTCACATTTGTGTTGAACTTTTAATGGCtgtggttttattgattttaatgattttaaatcTGCTTCAGCCTAAATAGCCCAAACTAGCCTGAGTTTTTCAGACctcaaaaactaagcagggttgaccatggttagtacttgaatggggggCCATCAAGAGAGACTAAGGttcctatgcagaggaaggcaatggcaagccaccttggCTCATCCCTTGCTTTGAAAGATGCATTGAAAGGTCTCCAGGAGTTATTTATGGCCTCAAAACACTTCATAATATTCTTATGGTGTTTCATGAATTTGTCATGTGGTACTTCATGAGCTGCTTCAAGTAGGTGGCAGTTCAGTTTTctgaatgaaaataaataaatatatttatttttatgcaGTATTCTCATAAATACGTATGTATTTTAACATTTATGTTGTAGAaaaggtagccggctcgaggttgactcagccttcccttcttctgaggtcggtaaaatgagtactcaacttgctgggggagaagtgtagatgactggggaaggcaatggcaaaccaccctgtaaaaagtctgccatgaaagcaacgtcaccccagagtcggaaacgactggtgcttgcacaggggacctttccttttcctttcctgcagAAAAGAAATACTTATGTTGGAAGCATTGGAACTTGAACCATTACTGTTGTGAAAAAGGTTCTTGGGAGAAATTTGTATTTTGATGTTATAGTCCATATGCCCCCTTTTCTTCAGAATGAGTATGAAGCTCTAGATCCCCAGATACACAGATGGGGCAGGAAGCAAATTCCAGGCCAGTAGAAAATATATTTGGATCTATGAACTGCAGCATTCTGAAAAGACCTATCATGTTATGTTTATTATTGTTGTCCAAATAGGCAATCTCCTAATTAGTTGTGGGAATTTGCTTAAAAGAGACAGGGTAAGAGGAGGTAACTGGGATCTTCCACCTATGTTTATGGGTATTTTTCTTTCAAGTgtactcttgtgtgtgtgtggagaatcCAAGAACATAAACACTGAGAGGAATCCCCCACACAAGTGAGGGATGGGTGTTCAGAGAATAcgaaaacacacagagagacattAATGGCTATGTAGTCTAGATACAGGACAAAATGCTGCCTGGGGCAGtctgacatttcccccccccccccaaaggaaaaaaaaacttgaTAAGTTCTCCAGAGATGGACAATGATTTGTAAGAGGCTTGCTGTGTTATCTTGATGATCCTCTAAGCACCAGATGGGAAAAGCTACCAGGTATGGTGAATACTGTTAAGTATTGCTAAATTAAGGATAAatggataaggggggggggggggtgaggctacTTTCTGATGAGATTAGCCACAGggcattgatggaactctctgtgtggggcagtgatgctctgtattcttgttgcttggggggcaactgtgggagggcttttagtgtcctgatcccactgatggacctcctgttggcacctgggtttttttggtcactgtgtgacacagagtattggactggatgggccattggcctgatccaacatagcttctcttatgttatgagaTCAGTCAGTAGTTTCTTCAGAGAACTATTTTCTTAAACTATGCATCTCTCTGGGGTCCATTAGTCAGTCATCCACTCTGATTCATCTTcaaaaaaatattttcccaggcttgtctctggctggcatccattttgtgtcaggCATTGTCTTACATTTATGATTTTTTGAGGTGATATTGTAGGAAGAATATTTATGTCTCTTTCTATCTAACTGCTAAACTGCCACTGCATTGTAAAATACTATAGCAAAAATCAttcttctctttttaaaagtgtAGTGACTAAGTTCTACCAACATCTCTTGGTCTTGGCCTTTGCTGTTAAGGAGATCAAAGAGAATTCAAAGATCTTACCGAATGTCAGTCTCGGTTTCCACATCTATGACTCCTACTATGATGTTCGAATGACCTATCGTTCCTCTCTGGATCTCCTCTATGCATTGCATAGATATTTTCCCAATTATAAATGTGACATCCAGAAAAAATTAATAGCTGTCATTGGAGGATTAAGCTTGGAAGTATCTTCCTACATGGCTGATCTCTTAGGTCTCTACAAAATTCCACAGGTATGGAACTTTGCAGGATTTTAGAAATAACTGTCATTCCCTTGTGGGAGTTACTCTGGGACTCAGAATGAGGGAGAGGTAAAGATGACAGAAAAAAGTCATTGTAAAAGGGCAGGAAGCCCCAACAATAATTTATTTACCAGGCTGGAGGTGGAGGGGATGCTGCAAGTATATGGTAGAAAAAGGAGTTTTGAGTCCTTTTTTTGTTGTAATGATGTTGAAGAAACTGCCCTGCCTCCGTTTgtggaaattaaattaaaagtaaCTTTCAATCCTCAACAAATTCTTATTCTACTCCCTCAAACAGGCAAGAATATACAGGCAGGTACTCAATTCAAATCTTTTCTAAAATATCTGCATCTTTCCTTTCAGCTGACATATGGCTCGTTTGCCCcaatggagaaggaaacaagagattcaccttccttttactccatggcccCAAACGAAGCTCAGCAGTATATGGGGATTATCAAATTACTTCAGCATTTTGGATGGCGCTGGATTGGGCTCTTTGCTGTGGATGATGACAGTGGAGATCGTTTCGTGGAGGTAATGAGGCCATTGTTTTCCCAGCATGGTATCTGTTTGGCATTCATAAAAAGACTCTTAAATCAAGTCCATTGGGATGATGTGGATGAAATTATTGgtttaataaaaaaattatatctacCGTTTGCTAATAGCAAGGCCAGGACCTATGTGCTCTATGGAGAATCTCTTACCATTATAGCTCTTAATACTTTTCTGTTTTTGGGCAATCCTGATTACAAGGAAAATATTTCATTTAGAAAGGTGTGGATTATGACAGCCCAAGTTGATTTTACATTAACAGGTACTCAAAGATCCTGGGATTTCGAGTTTTACCATGGtgccatttccttcatgattcacTCAGATTCGCTTTCAGGATTCCATGCGTTTCTTCAGGATAGGAACCCTTATTCAGCACAAGGAGATGGTTTTCTCAAGGATTTCTGGGAACAAGCTTTTGACTGTGCATTTCCAAATCCCTGGGGGGTATTGGAAATCAATGAAACATGTACTGGTGAGGAAAGGCTAGAGAGTCTCCCTGGGCCTGTGTTTGAAACGTACATGACTGGCCACAGCTACAGTATCTATAATGCTGTCTATGCTGTGGCACATGCTTTGAATGCCATGTGCTCATCTAAACCCAACAGCAGAGCGCTTGTGGACAGCAAACAAGCTGTACTTCAAGATCTTCAACCTTGGCAGGTAATGTCACCAAATCAAATTGCTTCACTGCCATGAACAGATTTATTGATGTATTTATTCATATTTacatgggggtttttttgtgtgtgtgcatgtgtgcacacacgtGTGTGTGAGGGATGAGTTTGTTGAGTCTGTCCCCTTAAATAGGCAGTGGACAATAATATTAGAATCTTATATACCAGCAAAAAAGAATTATTGTGAGCTACGCAGCTGCACCACTCTGAAACATCTTCATCTAAGCCTGTTATCAAGGCTTGCTCATTGTTTTGTTTGATAGTTGatgttaatattaattttatagtTACATTTCTATTCGTTATTATTTAGTCACATTTTTGTGTGACTCTATAACCCTCTCTGAACATGCTTGCAGGAACGGTGAGATAGAAATTGAATaaaggaatgaatgaattaatATAAGATGTGCCATTGAATCGCACCCTATataattgggttttttaaataattttgtttAAGCACCCTCCTCCTAAATTTTATCCTCTCTTACTGTGTCACTCTCAGCTGATTTCAGATTATAACAAAGAAAGATTGAGTGATTGATAGATCACAGTAGTCAGCACTTTGCAACTCAAACAATGGCAGAATTCTATTATCTGGAGAACAAAGTGAGACTATTTCCACCCATCTGTAAAGGAAACCTCAACCGATTTCTCACTGGGCTTATTCTGGTCTCAGAGCCCTTTTACCCCCAGTGCTCCTGCCCGATTTCACCCAAGCTGCCGCAGGGCtgcgacttgccctgcctctttcctgcggcaagcaaGATTCTCAGAAGTGGAAAACTGTATGTATACCTACAATAGAGGAACAGGTGGTCAAGATGACAGCAtttgcagagatggccaaacttgcatctttgataaaaaaaaaacaacatatAATTTTATGCACACATTAGAACCCTTTATGGATTTCTTgtgtgaaaaaggaaaaaaaaatgaattatgtGTGCAggtgtctccccctccccaccttttatTATCTGTACAAACATTCTAATAAAATATTATGAGTAAAAAAAGTTTATACCAcaaaaatcttgtttgtctttaagctGCCGATGGACCCAAATCAAGCTGTGTCCCCCGTATGATGAATATCTAGAAAAATAATGTTCTACATATCATTCATTTACAAAATGTTGTGCCTTCTCATTTTCTTCAATAGCTGAAGACCCCAAAAGCTAAACCATACATATTCAGTTTTGTAGAGCTGAAAAATAATTGCGGTGCCAAACTGGACAGATAAAGTGGCATAACAGTTACAGTATGTCAACAATGAAagacattttgaaacctcagcataaaCCAAGAGCAAAATGATGTTGGTGTTGTTTTCCTCTTTCCAACAGATCCATCCATTTCTTCAAGGCATCTCATTTAACAACTCAGCTGGAGAAGCAGTGCTTTTTAATGACGACATGGAAATAGGCACTGGATTTGACATAACCACCTTGATCACATTCCCAAATAAGTCCTTCCTCAGGGTGAAAGTTGGAAGAATGGATCCAAGTGCTCCTAAAGGAAAAGAATTCACCATCAATGAGGAGAGGATTGTATGGCAAACAAGTTTTAACCAGGTATGGATTGTAGGGTCTTCTTTGAGGCCACTCCATTCTCTAAACGTTTGGTTCAGGGACTGGGGATTTTTGTCCGTTCTTTGTCTTGGCCTGTTTTGTTTCTTCACATTGGACAAGAAAACATTAAAGGAAGATGCAACAccgatgtttaaaaaaaaatcacattttcgGGTGTCATTCGAAAGCACTTGATCAGGAATCAAAAGAAATGAAATAATATCCATGCCTGTATTAGCCTTTGGTAGATTTCTTAGAGAGTTGTATAAACCTTTGGCCACTGGAAATTCCCAGCGGGGCtcattggtttgtttttttattcCATCCTCAGTGTAGAAAAAGACATTAGAAATATTATATACTGCCACTGGGTAAGGCCCTGTCCTGGATGACCTTAACTAGGCtaatcttgtcatatctcagaatcCTTTTTGTCATGATGGTTCTACCATGCTCCCAGTAATCTTTCAACTGGGTTTTCCCTAA
The sequence above is a segment of the Heteronotia binoei isolate CCM8104 ecotype False Entrance Well chromosome 15, APGP_CSIRO_Hbin_v1, whole genome shotgun sequence genome. Coding sequences within it:
- the LOC132584647 gene encoding vomeronasal type-2 receptor 26-like, which translates into the protein MADLLGLYKIPQLTYGSFAPKEKGTRDLPSFYSMAPNEAQQYMGIIKLLQHFGWRWIGLFAVDDDSGDRFLEDRNPYSAQGDGFLKDFWEQAFDCAFPNPWGVLEINETCTGEERLESLPGPVFETYMTGHSYSIYNAVYAVAHALHAMCSSKPHSRALVDSKQAVLQDLQPWQIHPFLQGISFNNSAGEAVLFNDDMEIATGFDITTLITFPNKSFLRVKVGRMDPSAPKGKEFTINEERIVWQTSFNQVVPLSLCNDYCYPGYHKKKKEGEPFCCYDCAPCSKGKISNQKDMDDCIKCPGDQYPSMDRDQCLPKMLSFLSYEQPLGIGLALIALSLSLITALVLGIFIKHKDTPIVKANNRDITYTLFISLLLCFLCSFLFLGWPGKVTCLLRQVAFGIIFSVAVSCVLAKTITVVVAFMATKPGSSIRKWVGKRLATTILLSSSFTQAGICMVWLGTSPPFPDVDMLSLTEEIILECNEGSVAMFYIVLGYLGFLSLISLIVAFFARKLPDSFNEAKFITFSMLIFCSVWLSFVPTYLSTKGKDMVAVEIFSILASSAGLLGCIFSPKCYIILMRPELNNREMLTRRQN